A single genomic interval of Blattabacterium sp. (Nauphoeta cinerea) harbors:
- a CDS encoding MATE family efflux transporter, translating into MPVFFTQLGAICIGLSDNMMVGVLGKQALASVSLANAVFFITIIFGLGISTGISSLIASVDAKQEYKKGAVIFHHGLILNFFLSVFMYGLIHIFCYVFPYLGQPENILNETISFLRIVSISFIPWMIFEVFRKFSEGLSIVFPGLIITWISACFNIVLNYVFLYGGYGFPKLGTVGVAYATLISRIIMLIGIFILLHKYKKVQNYYNQLKYFFLKKNMVKKILKIGIPSGLQMLFEVSAFAISSFISGKCGIKVLAAHQIVISLVSSTFLLSTGLSVTATIRIGNQFALKNYLELKRIGKSIFFMGIIFMLICSFFFLFFRSSIPYIYIKNDDEVIKLAEKMIVIASLFQLSDGLQGIILGALRGLQDVHIPMWISFFSYWIIAIPTAWFLSIKMGGTGVWIGLGVGLTVSAMLLFIRYNTVIKRLIKKNTINI; encoded by the coding sequence ATTCCTGTATTTTTTACACAATTAGGTGCAATATGTATAGGATTATCTGATAATATGATGGTTGGGGTTTTGGGAAAACAAGCTTTAGCTTCAGTTTCATTAGCTAATGCTGTTTTTTTTATTACAATTATTTTTGGATTAGGAATATCTACAGGAATTTCTTCTTTAATTGCATCTGTAGATGCAAAACAAGAATATAAAAAAGGGGCTGTCATTTTCCATCATGGATTAATTCTCAATTTTTTTTTATCTGTATTTATGTATGGATTGATACATATATTCTGTTATGTTTTTCCTTATTTAGGACAACCTGAAAACATATTGAATGAGACCATTTCTTTTTTGAGAATAGTATCTATTTCTTTTATCCCTTGGATGATATTCGAGGTTTTTAGAAAATTTTCAGAAGGATTATCTATAGTATTTCCTGGATTGATTATAACTTGGATCTCCGCTTGTTTTAACATTGTACTGAATTATGTATTTCTTTACGGTGGATATGGTTTTCCAAAATTAGGAACTGTTGGTGTAGCTTATGCGACTTTAATTTCTCGTATTATTATGTTAATAGGGATTTTTATTTTATTGCATAAATACAAAAAAGTACAGAATTATTACAATCAACTAAAATATTTTTTTTTAAAAAAAAATATGGTAAAAAAAATATTAAAAATAGGAATCCCCTCTGGATTACAGATGTTATTTGAAGTAAGTGCTTTTGCTATTTCTTCTTTTATATCAGGAAAATGTGGAATTAAAGTATTAGCTGCTCATCAAATAGTTATTAGTTTAGTTTCTTCCACTTTTCTTCTTAGTACAGGCCTCTCTGTAACTGCTACAATTAGAATAGGAAACCAGTTTGCTTTAAAAAATTATTTAGAATTAAAAAGGATAGGAAAATCTATTTTTTTTATGGGAATTATTTTTATGTTAATTTGTAGTTTTTTCTTTCTTTTTTTTAGAAGTTCTATCCCTTACATTTATATAAAAAATGATGATGAAGTTATTAAATTAGCGGAGAAAATGATTGTGATTGCCAGCTTATTTCAATTATCAGATGGATTACAAGGAATCATTCTAGGAGCATTAAGAGGATTACAAGACGTTCATATCCCCATGTGGATTAGTTTTTTTTCCTATTGGATTATTGCTATCCCTACAGCATGGTTTCTATCTATTAAAATGGGGGGAACAGGAGTATGGATTGGGTTAGGGGTAGGATTAACTGTATCCGCTATGTTACTATTTATAAGATATAATACTGTAATTAAAAGACTCATAAAAAAAAATACAATAAACATTTAG
- a CDS encoding folylpolyglutamate synthase/dihydrofolate synthase family protein, whose product MNYTETIQWIFKRLPIYQKTGLISYKPGLKRIQNFCSYLGNPQNFFKSIHVGGTNGKGSTVHMLSSILQEEKYQTGLFTSPHLIDFRERITCNGIFIEKNFIVDFIKKNKKFIEKEKISFFEMNTALAFQYFKEKKVNIAIIEVGMGGRLDSTNLITPEISVITNISIDHTETLGDNQLKIALEKAGIIKKNVSVIIGRRISRDVRFLFFQEALKKNAPIYFSVKSKKDSQYKMPFKADYQNLNRSIVLKIIRILHDRKNIIVSNQSIKKGFKNVIKNTTLKGRWHILQKKNPKLFVI is encoded by the coding sequence TTGAATTATACTGAAACAATTCAATGGATTTTTAAACGTCTTCCAATCTATCAAAAAACAGGATTGATATCATATAAACCAGGTTTAAAAAGGATACAAAATTTTTGTTCTTATTTGGGAAATCCACAAAATTTTTTTAAAAGTATACATGTAGGTGGAACAAATGGAAAAGGATCTACAGTACACATGTTATCTTCTATTTTACAAGAAGAAAAATATCAAACAGGACTATTCACATCTCCTCATTTAATAGATTTTAGAGAAAGAATAACCTGTAATGGTATTTTTATAGAAAAAAATTTTATTGTCGATTTTATAAAAAAAAATAAAAAATTTATAGAAAAAGAAAAAATTTCTTTTTTTGAAATGAATACAGCTTTAGCTTTTCAATATTTTAAAGAAAAAAAAGTAAATATAGCAATTATTGAAGTAGGAATGGGAGGCCGATTAGACTCTACTAATTTGATTACTCCAGAAATATCTGTAATTACAAATATTAGCATAGATCATACAGAAACTTTGGGTGATAATCAATTAAAAATTGCTTTAGAAAAAGCTGGAATTATAAAAAAAAACGTATCAGTCATAATAGGAAGAAGAATTTCTAGGGATGTCCGATTTCTTTTTTTTCAAGAGGCTTTAAAAAAAAACGCTCCAATTTATTTTTCCGTAAAATCTAAAAAAGATTCGCAGTATAAAATGCCTTTCAAAGCAGATTATCAAAATTTAAATAGAAGTATAGTATTAAAAATTATAAGGATTTTACATGATAGAAAAAATATCATAGTATCTAATCAATCAATAAAAAAAGGATTTAAAAATGTGATAAAAAATACAACCTTAAAAGGGCGGTGGCACATTTTACAAAAAAAGAACCCAAAATTATTTGTGATATAG
- a CDS encoding isopentenyl-diphosphate delta-isomerase, which produces MKIKRKDNEDLIPLIGMKNQIIGFEKKEKVHMKGLLHSAVSVFIFNLENNLMLQKRSSNKYHSSLLWTNTCCSHPRRNESLLKAAHRCLIEEMGFDCFLEQKFSFIYHELLSNGLIENELDYVFVGYYEKSPIINFQEVDNWKWMSLNELIENIYVYPDSYTIWLKIIIKNYLSQLKCIKI; this is translated from the coding sequence ATGAAAATAAAAAGAAAAGATAATGAAGATCTTATTCCTTTAATAGGAATGAAAAACCAGATTATAGGATTTGAAAAAAAAGAAAAAGTTCATATGAAAGGATTGTTACATAGTGCTGTTTCTGTTTTTATTTTTAATCTAGAAAACAATTTAATGCTACAAAAAAGATCTTCAAATAAATATCATTCTTCTTTACTTTGGACTAATACTTGTTGTAGTCATCCTAGAAGAAATGAGTCTCTTTTAAAAGCAGCGCATCGTTGTTTAATAGAAGAAATGGGTTTTGACTGTTTTTTAGAACAAAAATTTAGTTTTATTTATCATGAACTTTTAAGTAATGGTTTAATAGAAAACGAATTAGATTATGTTTTCGTTGGGTACTATGAAAAATCTCCAATTATAAATTTTCAAGAGGTAGATAATTGGAAATGGATGTCATTAAATGAATTAATTGAAAATATTTATGTTTATCCGGATTCCTATACCATTTGGTTAAAAATTATTATTAAAAATTATTTAAGTCAATTGAAATGTATTAAAATATGA
- the aroC gene encoding chorismate synthase has product MAGNIFGNLFRVSTFGESHGIALGGIIDGCPAGIKLNFKEIQYELNRRKPGQSSIVTQRNEPDEVNFLSGIFDNKTTGTPIGFVIYNQDHKSDDYNHLQEVYRPSHSDFTYEKKYGIRDYRGGGRSSARETTCRIVAGAIAKQLIKNITIISYVSSVGDISVNKSYQELDLSRESIEKNPIRCPDPKIAEKMICKIKKIKNQGDTIGGIITCVIKNVPIGIGEPVFEKLHAELGRAMLSINAVKGFEYGSGFNGTKLTGSQHNDLFQKNGRTKTNLSGGIQGGISNGMDIYFRIAFKPVATIMKKQKTIDKYGNFILMEGKGRHDPCVLPRAIPIVESMTALVLADYWMYTKLSKYSSISKN; this is encoded by the coding sequence ATGGCAGGTAACATTTTCGGAAATTTATTTCGAGTTAGTACTTTTGGAGAAAGCCATGGAATAGCATTAGGTGGGATTATTGATGGATGTCCAGCAGGAATAAAATTGAATTTTAAAGAAATTCAATATGAATTAAATAGAAGAAAACCTGGCCAATCATCCATAGTGACTCAAAGAAATGAACCTGATGAAGTGAATTTTTTATCTGGAATTTTTGACAATAAAACAACAGGAACACCCATTGGATTTGTTATTTATAATCAAGATCATAAATCTGATGATTATAATCATCTTCAAGAAGTTTATCGTCCATCACATTCAGATTTTACTTATGAAAAAAAATATGGAATAAGAGATTACAGAGGAGGGGGGCGTTCTTCTGCAAGAGAAACAACATGTAGAATAGTAGCTGGAGCTATCGCTAAACAATTAATAAAAAATATTACAATTATATCTTATGTTTCTTCTGTCGGGGACATATCTGTAAATAAATCTTATCAAGAATTAGATTTATCTAGAGAATCAATAGAAAAAAATCCTATAAGATGTCCTGATCCAAAGATTGCGGAAAAAATGATATGTAAAATTAAAAAAATAAAAAATCAAGGAGATACAATAGGAGGAATTATTACTTGTGTCATTAAAAATGTACCAATAGGTATTGGAGAACCTGTTTTTGAAAAATTACATGCTGAATTAGGAAGAGCTATGCTTTCCATTAATGCTGTCAAAGGATTTGAATACGGAAGTGGATTTAATGGAACTAAATTAACTGGTTCTCAGCACAATGATTTATTTCAAAAAAATGGAAGAACCAAAACAAATTTATCAGGAGGGATACAAGGGGGCATTTCAAATGGAATGGATATTTATTTTAGAATAGCATTTAAACCTGTAGCTACAATAATGAAAAAACAGAAAACTATAGATAAATATGGAAATTTCATCCTTATGGAAGGAAAAGGAAGACATGATCCTTGTGTTTTACCTCGTGCTATTCCTATTGTGGAATCTATGACGGCTTTAGTTTTAGCAGATTATTGGATGTACACTAAATTATCTAAATATTCTTCAATTTCAAAAAATTGA
- the miaA gene encoding tRNA (adenosine(37)-N6)-dimethylallyltransferase MiaA gives MNQKFLIFIVGPTCVGKTQLSLFIAEKFKTEILSCDSRQFYKELKIGTSMPTIEELRRVPHHFIGHLSIHQTYNAKLFETDSLIKISKLFTKHSILIMVGGSSLYEKAVTEGLSEFPEIQIHIRNHLIYHFQKKGISFLQNEFFKFKKTGESIDICNPRRLIRYLEIVKSTGKNPSFFYKKKKRNFIILKIGLTIPRCEINSKINDRVDYMVKIGLLDEARLYYHYRNLNSLKTIGYQEIFEFLSEGKNDLNKSIEKIKKNTRKYAKRQLTWYKKDTSITWFHPKEKEKIFNFIIKNVGNTGFEPVTSCL, from the coding sequence TTGAATCAAAAATTTCTCATTTTTATTGTAGGGCCAACTTGTGTCGGAAAAACTCAGCTTTCTTTATTTATAGCTGAAAAATTTAAAACTGAAATTTTATCTTGTGATTCTAGACAATTTTATAAGGAATTAAAAATAGGAACTTCTATGCCTACTATAGAAGAATTACGTCGTGTCCCTCATCATTTTATCGGACATTTAAGTATACATCAAACTTATAATGCAAAATTATTTGAAACAGATTCCTTAATAAAAATTTCAAAATTATTTACAAAACATTCCATATTGATTATGGTAGGAGGATCTAGTTTATATGAAAAAGCAGTAACAGAAGGATTATCTGAATTTCCTGAAATTCAGATTCATATTAGAAATCATTTAATTTATCATTTTCAAAAAAAAGGTATTTCATTTTTACAAAATGAATTTTTCAAATTCAAAAAAACAGGTGAATCAATAGATATTTGCAATCCCAGACGTTTAATTAGATATTTAGAAATTGTAAAATCTACAGGAAAAAATCCTTCTTTCTTTTATAAGAAAAAAAAAAGAAATTTTATAATTTTGAAAATAGGATTAACAATACCTAGGTGTGAAATTAATTCCAAAATAAATGATAGAGTAGATTACATGGTAAAAATAGGTTTATTAGACGAAGCGAGGCTATATTATCATTACAGAAATTTGAATAGCTTAAAAACTATAGGATATCAAGAGATATTTGAATTTCTTTCCGAAGGGAAGAATGATTTAAATAAAAGCATAGAAAAAATAAAAAAGAACACTAGAAAATATGCAAAAAGACAACTGACGTGGTATAAGAAAGATACGTCAATCACATGGTTTCATCCAAAAGAAAAAGAAAAAATATTTAATTTTATTATAAAAAATGTGGGCAATACTGGATTCGAACCAGTGACCTCCTGCTTGTAA
- a CDS encoding DEAD/DEAH box helicase — protein MKTFKEYNFFNDNIIQAIEDIGFKYPTQIQEKVIPFLLSSEKDVIALAQTGTGKTAAFGLPIIQKLNFKSTFPQALILCPTRELCIQITRDLCRFSKFSSFIKIVSLYGGANINSQIKSLKNKIHIIVGTPGRVIDLIKRKKLFFDGIQYLVLDEADEMLNMGFKDELDYIVEKLPKKRQSLLFSATMSKYMNGIAHKYLIDPVEIITGKKNIGPDDVKHVYYIIENFNKKYLALKRIVDINPDIYGIIFCGTKKETKEIAEFLIKDGYNADALYGDLSQTQRESVMNRFRNRNLQFLVATDVAARGLDVNNITHVIHYNLPKESETYVHRSGRTGRAGNEGISVCIIQTKEIRNLKEFEKKIGKNFDRIMVPTGEEICEKQLFYFVDKVKKVVVDEKLMKKFLPEIQKNLEFLDKRELIKRFSWIGFHHFINSYKNSKDLNPISFSYQKNYNFLYNKKRILSKSKIKKSKKEFFSKLFLNIGYKDNLTKLRLINLINQAVNNSHINIGHIEILSNFSLFEVEKRYRKKILIGMSKINHMGRPISIEIKN, from the coding sequence ATGAAAACATTTAAAGAATATAATTTTTTTAACGATAATATAATTCAAGCTATAGAAGATATTGGTTTTAAGTATCCAACCCAAATACAAGAAAAAGTAATTCCTTTTTTGTTGTCTTCAGAAAAAGATGTTATAGCATTGGCTCAAACTGGAACAGGAAAAACAGCTGCTTTTGGATTGCCAATTATTCAAAAATTAAATTTTAAGTCCACTTTTCCTCAAGCTTTGATTTTATGCCCTACAAGAGAATTATGTATACAAATAACACGTGATCTTTGTCGTTTTTCAAAATTTTCATCGTTTATAAAAATTGTTTCTTTATATGGAGGAGCGAATATCAATTCTCAAATAAAATCTTTAAAAAATAAAATTCATATTATAGTAGGAACTCCAGGAAGAGTTATTGATTTAATCAAAAGAAAAAAATTATTTTTTGATGGAATTCAATATTTAGTGCTTGATGAAGCGGATGAAATGTTGAACATGGGATTTAAAGATGAATTAGATTACATAGTAGAAAAATTACCAAAAAAAAGACAAAGTCTTTTATTTTCAGCAACAATGTCTAAATATATGAACGGAATTGCTCATAAATATTTAATAGATCCTGTAGAAATTATCACAGGAAAAAAAAATATAGGGCCCGATGATGTTAAACATGTTTATTATATAATAGAAAATTTTAATAAAAAATATTTAGCTCTAAAAAGAATTGTTGACATCAATCCTGATATTTATGGGATCATATTTTGTGGTACAAAAAAAGAAACTAAAGAAATAGCTGAATTTTTAATTAAAGATGGTTATAATGCTGATGCTTTATATGGAGATCTTTCGCAAACACAACGTGAATCTGTTATGAATAGATTTCGAAATAGAAATTTACAATTTCTTGTAGCAACAGATGTTGCCGCTCGTGGATTAGATGTGAATAATATTACTCATGTTATTCATTATAATCTTCCGAAGGAAAGTGAAACTTATGTCCATAGAAGTGGTCGTACTGGAAGAGCTGGAAATGAAGGAATTTCTGTTTGTATTATTCAAACTAAAGAAATTAGAAATTTAAAAGAATTTGAAAAAAAAATAGGAAAAAATTTTGATCGTATTATGGTTCCTACTGGAGAAGAAATATGCGAAAAACAACTATTCTATTTTGTAGATAAGGTAAAAAAAGTAGTTGTAGATGAAAAACTTATGAAAAAATTTCTTCCTGAAATACAAAAAAATTTAGAATTTCTTGATAAAAGAGAATTAATTAAACGTTTTTCCTGGATAGGATTTCATCATTTTATAAATTCTTATAAGAATTCCAAAGATTTAAATCCTATTTCTTTTTCTTATCAAAAGAATTATAACTTCTTATACAATAAGAAAAGAATTTTATCAAAGTCAAAAATAAAAAAATCAAAAAAAGAATTTTTTTCAAAACTTTTTTTGAATATAGGATATAAAGATAATTTGACAAAATTAAGATTGATCAATTTAATCAACCAAGCTGTTAATAATTCACATATTAATATTGGACATATAGAAATTTTATCAAATTTTTCACTATTTGAAGTGGAAAAACGTTATAGAAAGAAAATATTAATAGGAATGAGCAAAATCAATCATATGGGAAGACCTATTTCGATAGAAATTAAAAACTAA
- the glnS gene encoding glutamine--tRNA ligase produces the protein MEIKSHLHFIDKIIEEDIKNGFPIKKIRFRFPPEPNGFLHIGHVKAICLNFELGQKYKSPTNLRFDDTNPIVENINFIESIKKDILFLGFHWDNESYASDYFPKLYEWAIKLIKENKAYVDDQSQNIIQIQRKNPFEVGINSNYRNRSIEENLFLFEKMKNGFFKEGSCVLRAKINMSSSNMNMRDPIMYRILRKKHHRTGYQWCIYPTYDWTHGLCDYIEQISHSLCSLEFENRRPLYNWYLDQIYIDNKNKIRPKQIEFSRLNLSHTITSKRKIQYLIEKKIIQSWNDPRILTISGLRRKGYTSVSLKNFIHKIGITKRNNIIDISFLEFCIREHLNKIAPRVMVVLHPIKLVIDNYSNTTEWVEAENNPEDSNFGNRKVPFSKFIYIEKDDFLEKEEKNFFRLCIGKEVRLKNAYIIKANSIIRNSEGKIKEIHCNYDPKSKSGKKNKIEEKGRVKSTLHWVSLKHSFPIKINFYNPLFIKRNPDIDFYKYINPKSKDRIIGYAEPYLKKAKKGDHFQFQRIGYFYVDNEITNDNNQIIFNKTVSIKNQWKKISS, from the coding sequence CTGGAGATAAAATCACACTTACATTTTATTGATAAAATTATAGAGGAAGATATAAAAAATGGATTTCCCATAAAAAAAATTAGATTTCGTTTTCCTCCTGAACCTAATGGATTTCTTCATATTGGGCATGTGAAAGCTATATGTTTGAATTTTGAATTAGGTCAAAAATATAAATCTCCAACTAATTTAAGATTTGATGATACTAATCCTATAGTAGAAAATATCAATTTTATAGAATCTATAAAAAAAGATATTCTTTTTTTAGGTTTTCATTGGGACAATGAAAGTTATGCTTCAGATTATTTTCCTAAACTTTATGAATGGGCTATAAAATTGATTAAAGAAAACAAAGCTTATGTAGATGATCAATCTCAAAACATCATTCAAATTCAAAGAAAAAATCCTTTTGAAGTTGGAATTAACAGTAATTATAGAAATCGATCTATAGAAGAAAATTTATTTCTTTTTGAAAAAATGAAAAACGGATTTTTTAAAGAAGGATCTTGTGTTTTAAGAGCTAAAATTAATATGAGTTCATCAAATATGAATATGCGAGATCCAATTATGTATAGAATTTTACGAAAAAAACATCATAGAACTGGATATCAATGGTGTATTTATCCAACTTATGATTGGACACATGGTTTGTGTGATTATATAGAACAAATCTCTCATTCTTTATGTTCTTTAGAATTTGAGAACAGACGTCCGTTATATAATTGGTATTTAGATCAAATTTATATTGATAATAAAAATAAAATAAGACCCAAACAAATAGAGTTTTCAAGATTAAATTTAAGTCATACAATAACTAGTAAAAGAAAAATTCAATACTTAATTGAAAAAAAAATTATTCAATCTTGGAATGATCCACGCATTTTAACAATATCTGGATTACGTCGTAAAGGATACACTTCTGTTTCATTAAAAAATTTTATCCATAAAATAGGGATTACGAAAAGGAATAATATTATAGATATATCTTTTTTAGAATTTTGTATTAGAGAACATTTAAATAAAATAGCTCCTAGAGTTATGGTTGTATTACATCCAATTAAATTAGTTATTGATAATTATTCAAATACTACTGAATGGGTAGAAGCAGAAAATAATCCAGAAGATTCTAATTTTGGAAACAGAAAAGTTCCTTTTTCAAAATTTATATATATTGAAAAAGATGATTTTTTGGAAAAAGAAGAAAAAAATTTTTTCCGTCTTTGTATTGGAAAAGAAGTAAGACTTAAAAATGCTTATATCATAAAAGCAAATTCGATCATAAGAAATTCTGAAGGAAAAATAAAAGAAATACATTGTAATTATGATCCTAAAAGTAAATCTGGAAAAAAAAATAAAATTGAAGAAAAAGGAAGAGTAAAAAGTACTTTACATTGGGTCTCTCTAAAACATTCTTTTCCCATAAAAATTAATTTCTATAATCCTCTTTTTATAAAAAGAAATCCAGATATAGATTTTTATAAATATATAAACCCTAAGTCAAAAGATAGAATTATTGGATATGCAGAACCATACTTAAAAAAAGCAAAAAAAGGAGATCATTTTCAATTTCAAAGAATTGGATATTTTTATGTAGATAATGAAATTACAAACGATAATAATCAAATCATTTTTAATAAAACTGTATCTATAAAAAACCAATGGAAAAAAATATCTTCTTAA
- the gcvT gene encoding glycine cleavage system aminomethyltransferase GcvT, which produces MMNKNFIKKTILFNNHIRLGAKMICYSGFYMPLQYISSLTEHMFVRNHAGIFDVSHMGKLILKGKHSGEFIQYLTTNDICKIKIGQAQYTCLINDNGGIIDDLVIYKILENKFLLIVNATNIEKNKKWINDHIKKYCDIELIDTSLEYSLLAIQGPLSLFYAQKLTNIPLNRISYYHFEIGEFSGIKNVLISCTGYTGSKGIEIYVSNENVEKIWNDILEIGKSKIIPCGIASRNSLRLEMGYRLYGQDLSEEITPIEANLSWIIKFEKKFIAKKILQKQKKKKT; this is translated from the coding sequence ATGATGAATAAAAATTTTATAAAAAAAACAATTTTATTTAATAATCACATCCGGTTGGGTGCTAAAATGATTTGCTATTCTGGATTTTACATGCCTCTTCAATATATATCTTCATTAACAGAACATATGTTTGTAAGAAATCATGCTGGAATTTTTGATGTGAGTCATATGGGAAAATTGATTTTGAAAGGAAAACATTCCGGAGAATTTATTCAATATCTAACGACAAATGATATTTGTAAAATAAAAATTGGACAAGCTCAATATACTTGTTTAATTAATGATAATGGGGGGATTATAGATGATTTAGTTATTTATAAAATTTTGGAAAATAAATTTTTGCTAATAGTTAATGCAACTAATATTGAAAAAAATAAAAAATGGATAAATGATCATATTAAAAAATATTGCGATATAGAATTGATAGATACTTCTCTAGAATATTCTCTTTTAGCTATACAAGGACCTTTATCTTTATTTTATGCTCAGAAATTAACAAATATTCCATTAAATAGAATTTCTTACTACCACTTTGAAATAGGAGAATTTTCTGGAATAAAAAATGTATTAATTTCTTGTACAGGATATACAGGATCTAAAGGAATAGAAATTTATGTATCCAATGAAAATGTGGAAAAAATATGGAATGATATCCTAGAAATAGGAAAATCTAAAATAATCCCTTGCGGGATAGCTAGTAGAAATTCATTGAGATTAGAAATGGGGTATCGTTTGTATGGACAAGATCTTTCTGAAGAAATAACCCCGATAGAAGCGAATTTATCCTGGATAATTAAATTTGAAAAAAAATTTATAGCAAAAAAAATATTACAAAAACAAAAAAAGAAAAAAACATAA
- a CDS encoding hotdog fold thioesterase — protein sequence MISNCLCFFLFMKKKIQKLLNELNNFKKNTLINIMQIQFIFLSPKLNTLIAKMPVNHKVYQPFGYLHGGATMILAESVGSSISFINIKNEKKNNFHVFSIEVSANHVRSMKKGILFAQAKIFHKGNTLHFVQVNIFDEKKNIISFCKLTNIIKINYVNRN from the coding sequence ATGATAAGTAATTGTCTTTGTTTTTTTTTGTTTATGAAAAAAAAAATTCAAAAATTATTAAATGAATTGAATAATTTTAAAAAAAACACATTAATAAATATAATGCAAATTCAATTTATTTTTTTATCTCCTAAATTAAACACTCTGATAGCAAAAATGCCTGTAAATCATAAAGTTTATCAACCTTTTGGATATCTTCATGGAGGGGCCACTATGATTCTAGCTGAAAGCGTTGGAAGTTCTATTTCTTTTATAAACATTAAAAACGAAAAAAAAAACAATTTTCATGTTTTTAGTATTGAAGTTTCTGCAAATCACGTTCGATCCATGAAAAAAGGAATTTTGTTTGCCCAAGCTAAAATTTTTCATAAAGGAAATACTTTGCATTTTGTTCAAGTTAATATTTTTGACGAAAAAAAAAATATCATTAGTTTTTGTAAACTAACCAATATCATAAAAATAAACTATGTCAATAGAAATTAG
- a CDS encoding glycine cleavage T C-terminal barrel domain-containing protein: protein MIPRQGHLLIDENETTIGYVTSGGYSPVLKVSIGLGYLINKIKTNKIFVIIRKKKISIKTVKLPFVKIQN, encoded by the coding sequence ATAATTCCGAGACAAGGACATTTATTAATAGATGAGAATGAAACAACTATTGGTTATGTCACTTCTGGAGGGTATTCTCCAGTTTTAAAGGTAAGTATTGGATTAGGATATTTAATAAATAAAATAAAAACAAATAAAATATTTGTTATTATAAGAAAAAAAAAGATTTCCATCAAAACAGTTAAATTGCCTTTTGTTAAAATTCAAAACTGA
- a CDS encoding 6-carboxytetrahydropterin synthase — MIATINRKGYFSAAHRLYNDHWNYKKNIEIFGKCAHSNYHGHNYEYIISLTGEIDPETGFVFNLQKLKYILYDEVERIFDHKNMNLDIQEFSSINPTIENIAIFIWDKINKKISSNLDLKITLYETKNNFVEYNGK, encoded by the coding sequence ATGATAGCAACCATAAATCGAAAAGGATATTTTAGTGCGGCACATAGACTTTACAATGATCATTGGAATTATAAAAAAAATATTGAAATATTTGGAAAATGTGCACACTCAAATTATCATGGACATAATTACGAATATATTATAAGTCTTACAGGAGAGATAGACCCAGAAACTGGATTTGTTTTTAATTTACAAAAACTGAAATATATTCTTTATGATGAGGTGGAAAGAATTTTTGATCATAAAAATATGAATTTAGATATTCAAGAATTCTCATCTATCAATCCTACTATAGAAAATATAGCTATTTTCATATGGGATAAAATAAATAAAAAAATATCTTCTAATTTAGATTTAAAAATAACTTTGTACGAGACAAAGAATAATTTTGTTGAATATAACGGAAAATAA